The Candidatus Hydrogenisulfobacillus filiaventi sequence CTGGCGCTTTTTGAGCAGCGTCATGAGCCGTTCAAGGTGGAGATCATCCGCCGCATCCCGGAAGGGACCCCCATCACCGCCTACCGGCAGGGCGAGTTCATCGACCTCTGTGCAGGGCCGCACCTGCCCAGCACCGGCCGCATCCGGGCGGTGCGCCTCACCGGCGTCTCCGGGGCCTACTGGCGCGGGGAGGAAGGCAACCCCATGATGACCCGCATCTACGGGACCTCCTTCCCCGATCGCGAGTCCCTCGATGCCTACCTTTACCGGCTGGAGGAGGCCAAGCGGCGCGACCACCGCAAGCTCGGCCACCAGCTCGACCTCTTCAGCTTCCGGGAGGAGGCCCCGGGCTTCGTCTTCTGGCACCCCCGCGGCCACCGCATCTACCGCACCTTGGAGGCGTTTTCGCGGGCGTTGCAGGAACCGCGGGGCTACCAGGAGGTCGCCACCCCCTGGATCTACCGGGTGGGCCTCTGGCAGCAGAGCGGGCACTGGGACCACTACCGCGACAACATGTTCGTCATGGAGCGGGAGGACGAGCTTTTAGGCGCAAAGCCCATGAACTGTCCCGGCCACTGCCTGCTCTTCTAAGGAGACTGTGCGGTCCTATCGCGATCTGCCGCTCCGCTACGCGGAGTACGGGCCTCTGTCCCGCTATGAGCGTTCGGGTACCCTGCACGGACTCTTGCGGGTCCGGGGTATGCACCAAGACGATGCCCACCTGTTCTGCCGGGAGGACCAGATCGGGGCGGAGATGAACGGGGTGCTGGAGCTGGTCGACATCGTCTACCGCGCCTTCGACATGCCCTATTAGGTGGTGCTCTCCACCCGTCCTGACGACTACATGGGCGAACTGGCGCTCTGGAACAAGGCTGAGGCCCAGCTGGCGGCTGTGCTGGAGGAACGGGGGCTGCCCTACCAGCTGAATCCCAAGGACGGCGCCTTTTATGGGCCTAAGCTCGACTTTTACGCCGTCGACGCCCTGGGACGGCGCTGGCAGTGCGCCACCGCCCAGCTCGACTTCCAGCTGCCGGTGCAGTTCGACTTGAGCTACGTCGACCAGGACGGGGAATCCAAACGGCCGGTGATGATCCACCGTGCCATCATGGGAACCCTGGAGCGCTTTGCCCGCAGGGTGGTCCAGGACCTGGTGGCGGTGGGCGTGCGGGCGGAGGCCGACTTCCGCAACCAAAAGATGGGCTACAAGATCCGGGAAGCTCAGCTCATGAAGGTACCGCGGATGTTGGTGGTGGGGGCTAAAGAGGTTGAATCGGGTACGGTGGCGGTGCGCTCCCGAGAGGACGGTGACCTCGGGTACTTCCCCTGGCCGGACTACCGGGAAGTGCTGGTGCAGGAAGGGCGCATGCCGCTGAATAGAAAGCTTTTGGGAATTATAAGCATGTGTTAAAGAGACCTATCCCCAGGATGGGTCTCTTTGTTTTGGGCGCCGGGCTATGGATTAGGCAGCCAGGTTTGCATTTCCGGGCCCTCAAGCCGATCCAGGAAATCCGGCCCCGCCGAAACCCCAGGCGCGCCTCTGGAACGGGAATGGAATTGCCGGCATCTGCCTCTTCGCCACTTCGGCTCTGGGTTGCAAGCGATCAATCTGCTGGTTGACGATTTCTAGCCGGCCGAGACGGTGGGGGGCATTCATTGACCGCGGTCTAAAGATTTACGGGAGGTCGCCCCGCGCGGGCCCCTGTTGCCTCCGGTCTTCACGCTGTCGGGGCCGGAGACCCGCCTTATCCGGCGCGCATTTGCCGGTAGCTGGGGGATGGCTAGGTTCCCTGGTGACCACCTCAGGGTTGTATCAGCGGAGGATCCTTCGATCGTGTAGCCATAATGGCAGGAACCCTTGCTTACCAGGGTGTGGACCAGTGGACTGCAGGGCTGTTGCGGCCCGTATTAACGGGAAATACTTTCGTGCATTTGTAGGTCTCTCCCGGCCTCGAGATAACAGATTAGTACCGTCCCAAAGGAGAAAGGTCCAAAATCTAGATGTAAAGCACCAATAGCTTTGCGTGTTGTGGAAGTGCGCCGGTGAGCCATGAGAGGGTTCTAGGATGCTACTGATAGGGAGCCGGTTCCAAATGACCATTCTGGCGAGGCCGGGATTCCAGGCAATCATAGTACTTAAAGAACTATTACCGGTCACCGGTTCTGCCTCGGCATAGACCGGAAACACTACGAACCGCGGCAATAAAGCCTTGCCCGGACCCAGCATCCGGGCACCAGCGCCACTCGGCACTAGAGGGAAGGGCACTAGCACCCTAATGTAATACAGGATCATTTTGTAACATGTGGTGGTGGAGGGTGATAACGCTATCAAAAGGTCAGCGCGCTGCAAGTTGATGGTGAGTCAGACAAGGCATTTATTATTCATCCGGTGCTGGTGAGGGATGAAGGAGGCGGCATAGCTATCATGAAGGTCTGGATGACCAGAAGGGATTTCGTCAAAACTTCTGCAATGATCGGAGCCGGACTGACGGTATTGGGACCGCGTACCCTGGAAAAAGTGGTGCGCGCTGAGTCCTCCAGTCCTGATGAGTACAAGGCATGGGCGCCGAATATTTGTACGATGTGCGCAAGTGGATGTGGGGTGGTTGTTCAGACAAAAGGTCAGGGATCCGGTAAGCGGGCACTCAAGATCGATGGTAATCCCTTGGACCCTTTTAACCAGGGACGGATTTGCCCGCGTGGTCAGTCCGGCCTTCGTTTAGCCTACTACCCAGAACGCATTACGACGCCTCTTATCAGGGTACCGGGCAGCAAACGGGGGGAATGGCGGTTTAGGGCTGCGAGTTGGGATGAGGCCTACCGGTACATTCAGGACAAGATAACCGCCAACAACATTAAACGACACGAGATGGGTATCGCGGCAGGCTGGGTGATCTGCGCGTATTATCGTCCTGAGGTAGTGTCGTTTGCAATGTCGATCGGGATGCCAAACATTTATGGTACCCCGATGCAGCCCTGTGTAACAGGCAGCCATTTCGGGTCTGACACACTGACGGGAAACTTCAACATTCATGATGAGGTGCAGGCGGACTATGAGAACGCTAAGTATTTTATAGCGTTTGGCAACAACTCCAGTTTTGCAGGTATATCCACCGGACGCGGCCTGCGGTTCGCGCGAGGCATGCGGGATAACGGTACAAAAGTCGTGATCGTGGATCCGCGGATGTCGGAGGCAGCGGCGCACGCGGACGAGTGGGTGCCGATTCGGCCTGGGACTGACCTAGCGTTGGCGTTGGCAATGGCGAACGTGATAGTTACAAATCGGTATTATGACGCTCCCTATCTTGCTAAATATAGCAACATGCCGTTTT is a genomic window containing:
- a CDS encoding protein of unknown function (Evidence 5 : Unknown function); its protein translation is MFWAPGYGLGSQVCISGPSSRSRKSGPAETPGAPLEREWNCRHLPLRHFGSGLQAINLLVDDF
- a CDS encoding protein of unknown function (Evidence 5 : Unknown function), translated to MQRADLLIALSPSTTTCYKMILYYIRVLVPFPLVPSGAGARMLGPGKALLPRFVVFPVYAEAEPVTGNSSLSTMIAWNPGLARMVIWNRLPISSILEPSHGSPAHFHNTQSYWCFTSRFWTFLLWDGTNLLSRGRERPTNARKYFPLIRAATALQSTGPHPGKQGFLPLWLHDRRILR